One part of the Arabidopsis thaliana chromosome 1 sequence genome encodes these proteins:
- a CDS encoding BSD domain (BTF2-like transcription factors, Synapse-associated proteins and DOS2-like proteins) → MAGGQIEKLVKYKSTVKDPGTPGFLRIREGMLLFVPNDPKSDSKLKVLTQNIKSQKYTKEGSNKPPWLNLTNKQAKSHIFEFENYPDMHACRDFITKALAKCELEPNKSVVSTSSEQLSIKELELRFKLLRENSELQRLHKQFVESKVLTEDEFWATRKKLLGKDSIRKSKQQLGLKSMMVSGIKPSTDGRTNRVTFNLTPEIIFQIFAEKPAVRQAFINYVPSKMTEKDFWTKYFRAEYLYSTKNTAVAAAEAAEDEELAVFLKPDEILARETRHKIRRVDPTLDMEADQGDDYTHLMDHGIQRDGTMDVVEPQNDQFKRSLLQDLNRHAAVVLEGRSIDVESEDTRIVAEALTRVKQVSKADGETTKDANQERLERMSRVAGMEDLQAPQNFPLAPLSIKDPRDYFESQQGNVLNVPRGAKGLKRNVHEAYGLLKESILEIRATGLSDPLIKPEVSFEVFSSLTRTIATAKNINGKNPRESFLDRLPKSTKDEVLHHWTSIQELLKHFWSSYPITTTYLHTKVGKLKDAMSNTYSKLEAMKESVQSDLRHQVSLLVRPMQQALDAAFHHYEVDLQRRTAKSGERPNGYV, encoded by the exons ATGGCTGGTGGGCAAATAGAGAAGCTAGTCAAATACAAGAGCACTGTCAAGGATCCAGGAACTCCTGGATTTCTCAGAATT AGAGAAGGGATGTTGCTCTTCGTCCCTAATGATCCCAAATCAGATTCTAAGCTCAAAGTACTTACTCAGAACATCAAAA GTCAAAAATATACCAAAGAAGGATCAAATAAACCTCCTTGGCTCAATCTCACCAACAAGCAG GCAAAGAGTCATATCTTTGAGTTTGAAAATTATCCCGACATGCATGCTTGCCGTGATTTCATCA CTAAGGCCCTTGCTAAATGTGAATTGGAGCCTAATAAATCCGTTGTCTCGACATCTTCCGAGCAACTCAGTATTAAGGAATTGGAGCTGCGCTTCAAGCTTCTGAGAGAAAATAG TGAGCTGCAGAGATTGCATAAGCAATTTGTGGAAAGTAAAGTACTGACTGAAGATGAATTCTGGGCTACAAGAAAG AAATTACTTGGTAAAGATTCCATCAGAAAGTCAAAACAGCAGCTCGGGCTTAAGAGCATGATGGTTTCTGGCATCAAACCATCTACTGATGGGCGG acTAATAGAGTGACGTTTAACTTGACACCTGAGATAATTTTTCAG ATTTTTGCTGAGAAGCCAGCTGTTCGGCAGGCATTCATCAATTATGTTCCGAGTAAG ATGACAGAAAAAGACTTCTggacaaaatattttagagCAGAATATCTTTACAGCACCAAAAATACAGCAGTAGCTGCAGCAGAAGCTGCTGAGGACGAGGAACTCGCTGTCTTTCTGAAGCCTGATGAGATATTGGCTCGGGAAACTCGTCACAAG ATTAGACGGGTTGATCCAACTCTTGACATGGAGGCTGACCAGGGAGACGACTACACTCATCTTATG GACCACGGGATCCAGCGTGATGGCACCATGGATGTTGTTGAACCACAAAATGATCAGTTTAAACGATCACTTTTGCAAGATCTTAATCGTCATGCTGCTGTTGTATTGGAAGGCAGAAGCATTG ATGTTGAGTCAGAAGATACAAGGATTGTTGCAGAGGCTCTCACACGGGTTAAACAAG TAAGCAAAGCTGATGGTGAAACCACCAAGGACGCTAATCAGGAGAGATTGGAAAGAATGTCCCGGGTAGCAGGAATGGAGGATCTTCAAGCACCACAAAATTTCCCATTGGCGCCGCTTTCTATCAAG GATCCTCGTGATTACTTTGAATCTCAACAAGGAAACGTCCTCAATGTACCCAGAGGAGCAAAGGGCTTGAAGAGAAATGTCCATGAAGCTTATGGATTACTAAAGGAATCCATTTTAGAGATTAGAGCTACAGGATTAAGTGATCCGTTGATTAAGCCTGAAGTTTCTTTCGAG GTTTTCAGTTCGTTAACCCGAACCATTGCAACtgctaaaaatattaatgggaAGAACCCACGAGAGAGCTTTCTGGACAGATTACCAAAGTCCACTAAGGATGAAGTTCTACAC CATTGGACATCAATACAAGAATTACTGAAACATTTTTGGTCATCTTATCCGATAACAACCACATATCTTCATACCAAG GTTGGTAAACTGAAGGATGCAATGTCCAATACATATTCAAAACTTGAG GCAATGAAAGAGTCGGTGCAATCTGATCTCCGGCATCAGGTTTCTCTACTGGTTCGTCCAATGCAACAG GCTCTTGACGCTGCGTTCCATCACTACGAAGTGGATCTGCAGAGAAGAACAGCTAAGAGCGGCGAAAGACCAAACGGCTACGTATAG
- the CAX6 gene encoding vacuolar cation/proton exchanger, which produces MYMELYLMFSNFFKSIRWCKVPAFMQAKVEMGLVNEVELKSLLEQETDSPQTNAASLMEQGSLRERRAKAPRNSVVQSFKIVILSNKLNLLLPFGPLAILVHYLTDNKGWFFLLSLVGITPLAERLGYATEQLSCYTGATVGGLLNATFGNVIELIISIIALKNGMIRVVQLTLLGSILSNILLVLGCAFFCGGLVFPGKDQVFDKRNAVVSSGMLLMAVMGLLFPTFLHYTHSEVHAGSSELALSRFISCIMLVAYAAYLFFQLKSQPSFYTEKTNQNEETSNDDEDPEISKWEAIIWLSIFTAWVSLLSGYLVDAIEGTSVSWKIPISFISVILLPIVGNAAEHAGAIMFAMKDKLDLSLGVAIGSSIQISMFAVPFCVVIGWMMGAQMDLNLQLFETATLLITVIVVAFFLQLEGTSNYFKRLMLILCYLIVAASFFVHEDPHQG; this is translated from the exons ATGTATATGGAGCTATATTTGATGTTCAGCAACTTCTTCAAGTCTATAAGGTGGTGTAAGGTGCCAGCTTTTATGCAGGCGAAGGTAGAA ATGGGGCTTGTTAATGAAGTTGAGCTTAAAAGCCTTTTGGAACAAGAAACAGATTCCCCACAAACAAATGCAGCTTCTTTGATGGAGCAAGGATCACTTCGAGAACGCAGAGCTAAAGCGCCTAGGAACAGTGTGGTCCAGAGCTTCAAGATCGTCATTTTATCGAATAAACTAAATCTTTTGTTGCCTTTCGGTCCTCTAGCAATACTAGTCCACTACTTGACAGATAATAAG GGGTGGTTCTTCTTACTAAGCTTAGTAGGTATCACACCATTAGCTGAACGTCTCGGATATGCCACAGA GCAATTGTCTTGCTACACAGGCGCAACTG TTGGAGGTCTCCTCAATGCTACATTTGGAAACGTGATTGAGCTGATCATATCGATTATCGCTCTTAAAAATGGAATGATACGCGTTGTACAGTTGACGCTGCTTGGCTCGATTCTTTCTAACATTTTGCTTGTACTTGGCTGCGCTTTTTTCTGTGGCGGCCTTGTGTTTCCCGGGAAAGATCAAGTCTTTGACAAA AGGAATGCAGTTGTGAGTTCGGGCATGCTTTTAATGGCAGTCATGGGACTACTCTTCCCCACATTTCTTCATTACACGCACAGCGAGGTTCATGCTGGATCATCAGAGCTTGCTCTGTCGAGATTTATCAGTTGTATAATGCTCGTTGCCTATGCAGCTTATCTCTTTTTCCAGTTAAAGAGCCAGCCAAGTTTTTATACCGAG aaaactaACCAGAACGAAGAAACTTCaaacgatgatgaagatcCTGAGATCTCCAAGTGGGAAGCTATCATCTGGCTTTCAATCTTTACGGCTTGGGTCTCTCTTCTTTCGGGCTATCTTGTCGATGCCATAGAG GGTACTTCGGTCTCATGGAAGATACCAATCTCTTTTATCAGTGTCATCTTGCTTCCTATAGTTGGGAATGCGGCTGAGCATGCAGGTGCGATTATGTTTGCCATGAAAGACAAGCTG GATCTGTCTTTGGGAGTGGCTATTGGATCCTCCATTCAGATTTCTATGTTCGCG GTTCCTTTTTGTGTGGTGATCGGATGGATGATGGGTGCACAAATGGATCTAAATCTCCAGCTATTTGAGACGGCTACTCTGCTCATAACTGTTATTGTTGTAGCTTTCTTTCTCCAGTTA GAAGGGACATCGAATTACTTCAAAAGATTGATGCTCATTCTTTGCTATTTGATAGTCGCTGCTAGTTTCTTTGTACACGAAGATCCTCATCAAGGTTAG
- the CAX5 gene encoding cation exchanger 5 (cation exchanger 5 (CAX5); FUNCTIONS IN: cation:cation antiporter activity, calcium:cation antiporter activity; INVOLVED IN: cation transport, transmembrane transport; LOCATED IN: integral to membrane; CONTAINS InterPro DOMAIN/s: Sodium/calcium exchanger membrane region (InterPro:IPR004837), Calcium/proton exchanger superfamily (InterPro:IPR004798), Calcium/proton exchanger (InterPro:IPR004713); BEST Arabidopsis thaliana protein match is: cation exchanger 2 (TAIR:AT3G13320.1); Has 3072 Blast hits to 2900 proteins in 927 species: Archae - 39; Bacteria - 1714; Metazoa - 14; Fungi - 740; Plants - 249; Viruses - 0; Other Eukaryotes - 316 (source: NCBI BLink).) produces MGCCKVPALIQAQVEMGLVNDVEHKSLFRRDTDSPERKAASLMEQGSLSASFRECSTKTPNNSVLQSFKIVILSNKLNLLLPFGPLAILLHYLTDNKGWIFLLSLVGITPLAERLGYATEQLACYTGSTVGGLLNATFGNVTELIISIFALKSGMIRVVQLTLLGSILSNMLLVLGCAFFCGGLVFSQKEQVFDKGNAVVNSGLLLMAVMGLLFPAVLHYTHSEVHAGSSELALSRFSSCIMLVAYAAYLFFQLKSQPSSYTPLTEETNQNEETSDDDEDPEISKWEAIIWLSILTAWVSLLSGYLVDAIEGASVSWKIPISFISVILLPIVGNAAEHAGAIMFAMKDKLDLSLGVAIGSSIQISMFAVPFCVVIGWMMGAQMDLNFQLFETATLFITVIVVAFFLQEGTSNYFKGLMLILCYLIVAASFFVHEDPHQDDI; encoded by the exons ATGGGTTGTTGTAAAGTGCCAGCTCTTATTCAGGCCCAGGTAGAA ATGGGGTTGGTTAATGATGTTGAGCACAAAAGCCTTTTTAGACGAGATACTGATTCCCCAGAAAGAAAAGCAGCTTCCTTGATGGAACAAGGATCACTTTCTGCAAGTTTTCGAGAATGCTCAACTAAAACACCTAATAACAGTGTGCTCCAGAGCTTCAAGATTGTGATTTTATCGAATAAACTTAATCTTTTGTTGCCTTTTGGTCCTCTGGCAATACTACTCCATTACTTGACAGATAATAAG GGATGGATCTTCTTATTGAGCTTAGTAGGCATCACACCATTAGCTGAACGTCTCGGATATGCCACCGA GCAATTAGCTTGTTACACTGGTTCAACTG TTGGAGGTCTCCTAAACGCTACATTTGGAAACGTGACAGAGCTGATCATATCGATTTTCGCTCTTAAAAGTGGAATGATACGTGTTGTACAGCTGACATTGCTCGGCTCGATACTTTCTAACATGTTACTTGTACTTGGCTGCGCCTTCTTTTGTGGCGGGCTTGTATTTTCCCAGAAAGAGCAAGTCTTTGACAAA GGTAATGCTGTTGTGAATTCGGGATTGCTTTTGATGGCTGTCATGGGACTACTCTTCCCCGCAGTTCTTCATTACACGCACAGTGAGGTTCATGCTGGGTCATCAGAGCTTGCTCTCTCAAGATTCAGCAGTTGCATAATGCTCGTTGCCTATGCTGCTTACCTCTTTTTCCAGTTAAAGAGCCAGCCGAGCTCTTATACCCCTCTCACCGAG GAAACTAACCAGAACGAAGAAACTTcagacgatgatgaagatcCTGAGATCTCCAAGTGGGAAGCTATTATCTGGCTTTCAATCTTGACGGCTTGGGTCTCTCTTCTTTCCGGCTATCTTGTTGATGCCATAGAG GGTGCTTCAGTCTCATGGAAGATACCAATCTCTTTTATCAGTGTCATCTTACTTCCTATAGTTGGGAATGCGGCCGAGCATGCAGGTGCCATCATGTTTGCCATGAAAGACAAGCTG GATCTGTCTTTGGGAGTGGCTATTGGATCCTCCATTCAGATTTCTATGTTCGCG GTTCCTTTTTGCGTGGTTATCGGATGGATGATGGGTGCCCAAATGGACCTAAATTTCCAGCTATTTGAGACGGCTACTCTGTTCATAACTGTTATTGTTGTAGCTTTCTTTCTCCAG GAAGGAACATCGAATTACTTCAAAGGATTGATGCTCATTCTTTGCTATTTGATAGTCGCCGCTAGTTTCTTTGTACACGAAGATCCTCATCAAG atgatatataa
- the SIP1 gene encoding seed imbibition 1 (seed imbibition 1 (SIP1); CONTAINS InterPro DOMAIN/s: Glycoside hydrolase, catalytic core (InterPro:IPR017853), Raffinose synthase (InterPro:IPR008811); BEST Arabidopsis thaliana protein match is: seed imbibition 2 (TAIR:AT3G57520.1); Has 563 Blast hits to 527 proteins in 159 species: Archae - 29; Bacteria - 119; Metazoa - 0; Fungi - 82; Plants - 322; Viruses - 0; Other Eukaryotes - 11 (source: NCBI BLink).), giving the protein MTVGAGISVTDSDLVVLGHRVLHGVPENVLVTPASGNALIDGAFIGVTSDQTGSHRVFSLGKLEDLRFMCVFRFKLWWMTQRMGTNGKEIPCETQFLIVEANQGSDLGGRDQSSSYVVFLPILEGDFRAVLQGNEANELEICLESGDPTVDQFEGSHLVFVAAGSDPFDVITKAVKAVEQHLQTFSHRERKKMPDMLNWFGWCTWDAFYTNVTAKDVKQGLESLKAGGVTPKFVIIDDGWQSVGMDETSVEFNADNAANFANRLTHIKENHKFQKDGKEGHRVDDPSLSLGHVITDIKSNNSLKYVYVWHAITGYWGGVKPGVSGMEHYESKVAYPVSSPGVMSSENCGCLESITKNGLGLVNPEKVFSFYNDLHSYLASVGVDGVKVDVQNILETLGAGHGGRVKLAKKYHQALEASISRNFPDNGIISCMSHNTDGLYSAKKTAVIRASDDFWPRDPASHTIHIASVAYNTLFLGEFMQPDWDMFHSLHPMAEYHAAARAVGGCAIYVSDKPGQHDFNLLRKLVLRDGSILRAKLPGRPTSDCFFSDPVRDNKSLLKIWNLNEFTGVIGVFNCQGAGWCKNEKRYLIHDQEPGTISGCVRTNDVHYLHKVAAFEWTGDSIVYSHLRGELVYLPKDTSLPVTLMPREYEVFTVVPVKEFSDGSKFAPVGLMEMFNSGGAIVSLRYDDEGTKFVVRMKLRGSGLVGVYSSVRRPRSVTVDSDDVEYRYEPESGLVTFTLGVPEKELYLWDVVIQ; this is encoded by the exons ATGACCGTTGGTGCCGGAATCAGCGTCACCGACTCAGATTTGGTGGTGCTAGGTCACCGTGTTCTTCACGGCGTTCCGGAGAATGTCTTAGTTACCCCAGCTTCGGGAAACGCCTTAATCGACGGCGCGTTCATCGGCGTCACGTCAGATCAAACCGGAAGCCACCGTGTCTTCTCCCTTGGCAAACTCGA AGACCTAAGGTTTATGTGTGTCTTCCGGTTTAAATTATGGTGGATGACTCAAAGAATGGGGACTAATGGGAAAGAGATTCCTTGTGAGACTCAGTTTCTAATCGTAGAAGCAAACCAAGGTTCTGATTTAGGAGGAAGAGATCAATCTTCTTCGTACGTTGTATTCTTACCTATACTTGAAGGAGATTTTAGAGCTGTTCTTCAAGGGAACGAGGCTAATGAGCTAGAGATTTGTCTTGAAAGTG GTGATCCAACCGTTGACCAATTCGAAGGGAGTCATTTGGTTTTTGTGGCTGCTGGCTCCGACCCTTTTGATGTCATTACCAAAGCTGTCAA GGCTGTTGAACAACATCTTCAAACATTTTCACaccgagagagaaagaaa ATGCCAGATATGTTGAATTGGTTTGGTTGGTGCACTTGGGATGCATTCTATACCAATGTCACAGCCAAAGACGTCAAGCAAGGACTTGAGAG CCTCAAAGCTGGTGGGGTTACCCCAAAGTTTGTCATAATTGATGATGGATGGCAATCTGTTGGCATGGATGAGACCAGTGTAGAATTCAACGCTGATAATGCTGCCAA TTTTGCAAACCGGTTAACTCACATCAAGGAGAATCATAAGTTTCAAAAGGATGGCAAAGAAGGCCACCGGGTGGATGACCCTTCATTGAGTCTTGGACATGTTATCACAGACATTAAGAGTAATAATTCGCTCAAGTATGTTTATGTTTGGCATGCGATAACAGGATATTGGGGAGGAGTCAAACCAGGTGTTTCTGGTATGGAACACTACGAATCCAAGGTTGCGTATCCAGTTTCTTCACCAGGAGTTATGTCCAGTGAGAATTGTGGATGTTTAGAAAGCATAACTAAGAATGGACTTGGTTTGGTGAATCCTGAGAAAGTCTTTAGCTTCTATAATGATCTTCACTCATACCTTGCATCCGTTGGGGTCGATGGTGTCAAAGTAGACGTCCAAAACATTCTTGAAACTCTTGGAGCTGGACATGGTGGTCGTGTCAAACTTGCAAAGAAGTATCACCAGGCTTTGGAAGCTTCTATTTCAAGAAACTTCCCTGACAATGGTATTATCTCTTGCATGAGTCATAACACAGATGGTCTCTACAG CGCAAAAAAGACTGCTGTTATAAGAGCATCAGACGATTTCTGGCCTAGAGACCCCGCTTCACACACGATCCACATTGCTTCTGTTGCATATAACACACTTTTCCTTGGAGAGTTTATGCAGCCGGACTGGGACATGTTTCAT AGTTTGCATCCGATGGCTGAATATCATGCTGCAGCTCGCGCGGTTGGAGGATGTGCCATATATGTCAG CGACAAACCGGGACAACATGACTTCAACCTTTTAAGAAAGCTAGTACTTCGAGACGGTTCCATACTCAGAGCAAAGCTTCCCGGAAGACCAACCAGTGATTGCTTCTTCAGTGATCCAGTCAGAGACAATAAAAG TCTTCTGAAAATATGGAACCTGAACGAATTCACTGGCGTTATTGGAGTTTTCAACTGCCAAGGCGCTGGATGGTGTAAGAACGAGAAGAGATACCTAATCCATGACCAAGAACCTGGGACCATTTCTGGTTGTGTCCGAACCAATGATGTTCATTATCTTCATAAAGTAGCAGCCTTTGAATGGACAGGAGATTCCATTGTCTATTCCCATCTCAGAG GAGAGTTAGTGTATCTCCCAAAAGATACATCTTTACCAGTGACATTGATGCCACGTGAATACGAAGTTTTCACGGTGGTTCCGGTGAAGGAATTTTCCGATGGAAGTAAATTTGCACCGGTGGGGCTTATGGAGATGTTTAATTCTGGAGGAGCCATTGTGAGTTTAAGATACGATGACGAGGGGACTAAATTTGTCGTTAGGATGAAACTTCGAGGCAGTGGTTTGGTTGGTGTTTACTCGTCCGTTCGACGACCACGAAGTGTTACGGTGGATTCAGACGACGTGGAGTACCGGTATGAACCGGAATCCGGTTTAGTTACGTTTACTTTAGGAGTTCCGGAGAAAGAATTGTATCTGTGGGACGTGGTCATCCAATAA
- the CAX6 gene encoding vacuolar cation/proton exchanger (cation exchanger 6 (CAX6); FUNCTIONS IN: cation:cation antiporter activity, calcium:cation antiporter activity; INVOLVED IN: cation transport, transmembrane transport; LOCATED IN: endomembrane system, integral to membrane; CONTAINS InterPro DOMAIN/s: Sodium/calcium exchanger membrane region (InterPro:IPR004837), Calcium/proton exchanger superfamily (InterPro:IPR004798), Calcium/proton exchanger (InterPro:IPR004713); BEST Arabidopsis thaliana protein match is: cation exchanger 5 (TAIR:AT1G55730.2); Has 2999 Blast hits to 2843 proteins in 909 species: Archae - 43; Bacteria - 1679; Metazoa - 14; Fungi - 709; Plants - 262; Viruses - 0; Other Eukaryotes - 292 (source: NCBI BLink).), which yields MYMELYLMFSNFFKSIRWCKVPAFMQAKVEMGLVNEVELKSLLEQETDSPQTNAASLMEQGSLRERRAKAPRNSVVQSFKIVILSNKLNLLLPFGPLAILVHYLTDNKGWFFLLSLVGITPLAERLGYATEQLSCYTGATVGGLLNATFGNVIELIISIIALKNGMIRVVQLTLLGSILSNILLVLGCAFFCGGLVFPGKDQVFDKRNAVVSSGMLLMAVMGLLFPTFLHYTHSEVHAGSSELALSRFISCIMLVAYAAYLFFQLKSQPSFYTEKTNQNEETSNDDEDPEISKWEAIIWLSIFTAWVSLLSGYLVDAIEGTSVSWKIPISFISVILLPIVGNAAEHAGAIMFAMKDKLDLSLGVAIGSSIQISMFAVPFCVVIGWMMGAQMDLNLQLFETATLLITVIVVAFFLQLEGTSNYFKRLMLILCYLIVAASFFVHEDPHQGTDHQQICTCRTPSYTYEIL from the exons ATGTATATGGAGCTATATTTGATGTTCAGCAACTTCTTCAAGTCTATAAGGTGGTGTAAGGTGCCAGCTTTTATGCAGGCGAAGGTAGAA ATGGGGCTTGTTAATGAAGTTGAGCTTAAAAGCCTTTTGGAACAAGAAACAGATTCCCCACAAACAAATGCAGCTTCTTTGATGGAGCAAGGATCACTTCGAGAACGCAGAGCTAAAGCGCCTAGGAACAGTGTGGTCCAGAGCTTCAAGATCGTCATTTTATCGAATAAACTAAATCTTTTGTTGCCTTTCGGTCCTCTAGCAATACTAGTCCACTACTTGACAGATAATAAG GGGTGGTTCTTCTTACTAAGCTTAGTAGGTATCACACCATTAGCTGAACGTCTCGGATATGCCACAGA GCAATTGTCTTGCTACACAGGCGCAACTG TTGGAGGTCTCCTCAATGCTACATTTGGAAACGTGATTGAGCTGATCATATCGATTATCGCTCTTAAAAATGGAATGATACGCGTTGTACAGTTGACGCTGCTTGGCTCGATTCTTTCTAACATTTTGCTTGTACTTGGCTGCGCTTTTTTCTGTGGCGGCCTTGTGTTTCCCGGGAAAGATCAAGTCTTTGACAAA AGGAATGCAGTTGTGAGTTCGGGCATGCTTTTAATGGCAGTCATGGGACTACTCTTCCCCACATTTCTTCATTACACGCACAGCGAGGTTCATGCTGGATCATCAGAGCTTGCTCTGTCGAGATTTATCAGTTGTATAATGCTCGTTGCCTATGCAGCTTATCTCTTTTTCCAGTTAAAGAGCCAGCCAAGTTTTTATACCGAG aaaactaACCAGAACGAAGAAACTTCaaacgatgatgaagatcCTGAGATCTCCAAGTGGGAAGCTATCATCTGGCTTTCAATCTTTACGGCTTGGGTCTCTCTTCTTTCGGGCTATCTTGTCGATGCCATAGAG GGTACTTCGGTCTCATGGAAGATACCAATCTCTTTTATCAGTGTCATCTTGCTTCCTATAGTTGGGAATGCGGCTGAGCATGCAGGTGCGATTATGTTTGCCATGAAAGACAAGCTG GATCTGTCTTTGGGAGTGGCTATTGGATCCTCCATTCAGATTTCTATGTTCGCG GTTCCTTTTTGTGTGGTGATCGGATGGATGATGGGTGCACAAATGGATCTAAATCTCCAGCTATTTGAGACGGCTACTCTGCTCATAACTGTTATTGTTGTAGCTTTCTTTCTCCAGTTA GAAGGGACATCGAATTACTTCAAAAGATTGATGCTCATTCTTTGCTATTTGATAGTCGCTGCTAGTTTCTTTGTACACGAAGATCCTCATCAAG GAACAGACCATCAGCAGATATGCACATGCAGGACACCATCCTATACATATGAGATTCTATAG